The genomic segment TGTTCAACTCATTCGAACAAGCTGTTGAATTCATTATTTCTAATGGTATTTATTTAGAATTTAAATCAAGAATACATTCTATTTATTTGGAAACCAAGTCACAAAAATGGTTTGTTGCATCTGAATTTGAGCGAATTATTAGTCGTTTGGAATACTAATCCCGTTAAAAATTATTTATTTTTAATATCGCTTCCTTATTTTAGAATAATTATTACGGTTTAACTGTTTTTTAGGTGTATTTTTGCAAAAATCCAAAACAAAAAATGCCTCAAAACACTTTAGAACCTGAATTTGAAGAACGAAAAGAGCTCTATGATTACCAAAAAGGGGATATAGATGCCATTTTTGAGCGCATTGACAACGCCTCTCCTCAACATCATTTATTATATCAGCTACCAACAGGTGGTGGGAAAACAGTAATCTTTTCTGAAATTGTTCGTAGATATATTCAAAAACACGATAAGAAAGTTGTTGTATTGACGCACCGAATTGAGTTATGCAAACAGACTTCTAAAATGCTAAAAGGGTTTGGTGTTAAGAATAAAATCATCAATAGTAATGTAAAAGAGCTTCCAGATCAAAACGATTATTCTTGTTTTGTTGCAATGGTAGAAACCCTTAAAAACCGAATCAATGATGAAAAATTGCATTTGGATAATGTAGGTTTAGTGATTATTGACGAAGCACATTACAACTCATTTAGAAAATTACTGAGTTCATTCAAAAAAGCCTTTATTTTGGGAGTTACTGCAACCCCTTTAAGTTCGAATATCAAACTTCCAATGCATCAAAACTACGATGAATTAATTGTAGGCGATACAATACAATCATTGATTGATAAAGGATTTTTAGCAAAAGCCATTACCTATAGTTATGATGTTGGATTGACTTCACTAAAAGTAGGAATCAATGGTGATTATACGGTAAAATCATCAGATGATTTATATACCAATATGGCAATGCAAGAAAAATTATTGCATGCCTATACCGAGAAATCATTAGGAAAGAAAACCTTAATTTTTAACAACGGTATCAATACTTCACTATATGTTTATGAAACATTTAGAGAAGCGGGGTATGATGTAAGACATCTTGATAATACTAGCAGTACAGAAGAGCGCAAAGACATTTTACATTGGTTTAAACATACACCTAATGCAATTTTAACCTCAGTCGGAATTCTAACTACAGGCTTTGATGAGCCAACAGTTGAGACTATAATATTGAATAGAGCAACCAAATCATTGACTTTATATTTTCAAATGATTGGACGTGGTTCAAGAAAACTAGAAAATAAAGACGAGTTTACAGTAATTGATTTAGGAAATAATGCGGCACGATTCGGATTATGGAGTGATCCTGTCAATTGGCAGCATATATTTAAATCTCCTGAGTATTATTTAGAGAATCTTCGTGATGATGCCGAAATTGAGCTGTATTTTAAATATGAAATGCCTCCCGAATTACGTGCAAAATTCAGCAAAACTAAAGTCGTAACCTTTGATGTAGATGAAGAACACAAACAAGTTATTCGTCAAAATTTACGTTCTAAGGTTGTACTCGAGAAGTCTTTAGAACAACACGCCACAATGTGTGTAGACAATACTGAAGATTTGCAAGCTGCAAAAACCTTAGCACGAGAATTGGAAGAAGACATTGAATGTCGAGTAAAACGTTTCTCAAAATGTTTGAGCCAATGCAGTAAAAATTACCGCGAATGGTTAGTAGAAGATTACAAAATGAAATTGACACTTTTAATAGGGAAGAAGTACCGAGAAAAAATAATGAATGAAGCGGATTAAATTTTTATTTAATCCGACACAAAAAACAAAAATATGGCTAACCAATTTTCTGAATTAGGAATTTCAAATCCTTTAGTAGAAGTATTAACTGAATTGAAAATTGTTGAACCTACAGAGATTCAGCAAAAAGTAATTCCGCAATTACTAGCTAACACTACTGATATAGTTGGACTTGCAAAAACTGGTACAGGAAAAACTGCTGCTTTTGGATTACCCCTTTTACAGTTAATTCAAATTGAGAAGGCTAATATTCAAGCTGTTATTTTGGTACCAACACGTGAGTTGGGACATCAAATCCACACTAATTTAGAACAATTTTCAAAGAATATAAATGGAATTTCAATAGCAGCTACTTGCGGGGGAATCCCAATAAAACCTCAAATAGAAAGGCTAAAAACACCTACACATATTGTTGTAGCAACCCCTGGAAGATTGATTGATTTGATCCAAAGAAAAGCAATTAACTTAAAAGATACACAATTTCTAGTTTTAGACGAAGCGGATGAGATGGTTAGTATTTTAAAAGAAAGTTTAGATGAAATAGTGGCTGAATTGCCAAAAAAACATAGAACTTTTTTATTTTCAGCTACTTTACCCGGAACTATAAAACAGTTAATTCAGAACTACTTATCTAAAAATGTAGTAGAAATTAGTGCCAATATGGAAACTATTGGCA from the Flavobacterium ammonificans genome contains:
- a CDS encoding DEAD/DEAH box helicase, which codes for MPQNTLEPEFEERKELYDYQKGDIDAIFERIDNASPQHHLLYQLPTGGGKTVIFSEIVRRYIQKHDKKVVVLTHRIELCKQTSKMLKGFGVKNKIINSNVKELPDQNDYSCFVAMVETLKNRINDEKLHLDNVGLVIIDEAHYNSFRKLLSSFKKAFILGVTATPLSSNIKLPMHQNYDELIVGDTIQSLIDKGFLAKAITYSYDVGLTSLKVGINGDYTVKSSDDLYTNMAMQEKLLHAYTEKSLGKKTLIFNNGINTSLYVYETFREAGYDVRHLDNTSSTEERKDILHWFKHTPNAILTSVGILTTGFDEPTVETIILNRATKSLTLYFQMIGRGSRKLENKDEFTVIDLGNNAARFGLWSDPVNWQHIFKSPEYYLENLRDDAEIELYFKYEMPPELRAKFSKTKVVTFDVDEEHKQVIRQNLRSKVVLEKSLEQHATMCVDNTEDLQAAKTLARELEEDIECRVKRFSKCLSQCSKNYREWLVEDYKMKLTLLIGKKYREKIMNEAD